A window from Deltaproteobacteria bacterium GWC2_65_14 encodes these proteins:
- a CDS encoding acetolactate synthase small subunit: MRHTISVLVENEFGVLSRVSGLFSGRGFNIESLSVAETMDPSVSRMTIVTSGNDQIIEQILKQLNKLISVIKVVDLTGVDTVDRELVLIKVNADPETKAEVLRLVDIFRAKIVDVAPRCYTIEMTGDETKIKALLQLLRPIGIREIVRTGKVAIARGM; encoded by the coding sequence ATGCGCCACACCATATCCGTGCTGGTGGAGAACGAGTTCGGGGTCTTAAGCCGCGTGTCCGGCCTCTTTTCCGGGAGGGGGTTCAACATCGAGTCGCTCTCGGTCGCGGAGACGATGGACCCGTCGGTCTCGCGGATGACGATCGTGACCAGCGGGAACGACCAGATCATCGAGCAGATCCTGAAGCAGCTGAACAAGCTGATCTCGGTGATCAAGGTGGTGGACCTCACCGGGGTCGACACCGTGGACCGGGAGCTCGTGCTGATCAAGGTGAACGCCGACCCGGAGACGAAGGCCGAGGTGCTGCGCCTCGTGGACATCTTCCGGGCGAAGATCGTGGATGTGGCTCCCCGCTGCTACACGATCGAGATGACCGGCGACGAGACGAAGATCAAGGCGCTGCTCCAGCTGCTGCGGCCGATCGGGATCCGGGAGATCGTGCGCACCGGGAAAGTGGCGATCGCCCGGGGAATGTAG
- a CDS encoding acetolactate synthase, large subunit, biosynthetic type: MKMTGAEIFVKSLEELGVDVVFGYPGGAVLNIYDALFQNTKVRHLLVRHEQGAVHMADGYARASGKTGVCLVTSGPGATNTVTGIATAYMDSVPLVVFTGQVPTLMIGNDAFQEADIVGITRPCTKHNYLVKEARDLARIVREAFFIASTGRPGPVLVDLPKDVLAGMAEYAFPKAVKLRGYHPNYEGHQKQVESAIRMILEKERPVAYTGGGVILSESSELLTEFAHILGLPVTTTLMGLGGFPGTDPLSLGMLGMHGTFRANMAISNSDVIVGLGARFDDRVTGKIDEFAPHAKIIHVDIDPTSIQKNVPVHIPIVGDLKDVLKKMITLVKGTKEAAKFRKKIAPWREQIESWKATHPLAYKQGKGKIKPQYVVEEVYRLTKGKAVIATEVGQNQMFAAQYYLFDKPRTFLSSGGLGTMGYGLPAAIGAQVALPDRQVIDIAGDGSIQMNIQELATAVQYRLPVKVVILNNGTLGMVRQWQELFFQGKYSQTCLPQIPDFVRLAEAYGAYGFRATKSEEVTRVLEKGFAAPGPTLIDILTDPNEMVYPMVPAGAPLTKMLLV, translated from the coding sequence GTGAAGATGACCGGAGCGGAAATATTCGTCAAGTCGCTGGAGGAGCTGGGCGTGGACGTCGTCTTCGGGTACCCCGGGGGGGCGGTCCTGAACATCTACGACGCCCTCTTTCAGAACACGAAGGTCCGCCACCTGCTCGTCCGGCACGAGCAGGGGGCCGTGCACATGGCCGACGGGTATGCCCGGGCGTCGGGGAAGACCGGCGTCTGCCTGGTGACCTCGGGGCCGGGGGCGACCAACACCGTGACGGGGATCGCCACGGCCTACATGGATTCGGTCCCTCTGGTCGTGTTCACCGGGCAGGTTCCGACGCTGATGATCGGGAACGACGCCTTCCAGGAGGCCGACATCGTCGGGATCACCCGCCCCTGCACGAAGCACAACTACCTGGTCAAGGAGGCCCGCGACCTGGCGCGCATCGTCCGGGAGGCCTTCTTCATCGCCTCCACCGGGCGCCCGGGGCCGGTCCTGGTGGACCTTCCCAAGGATGTCCTGGCCGGGATGGCGGAGTATGCCTTCCCGAAGGCGGTCAAGCTTCGCGGGTACCACCCGAACTACGAGGGGCACCAGAAGCAGGTGGAGAGTGCGATCCGGATGATCCTCGAGAAGGAGCGCCCCGTGGCCTACACGGGAGGGGGGGTCATCCTCTCGGAGTCCTCGGAGCTTCTCACGGAGTTCGCCCACATCCTGGGGCTTCCGGTCACCACCACGCTGATGGGGTTGGGCGGGTTCCCGGGGACCGACCCGCTGTCGCTGGGGATGCTCGGGATGCACGGAACCTTCCGGGCGAACATGGCGATCTCGAACAGCGACGTGATCGTGGGGCTCGGGGCGAGGTTCGACGACCGGGTGACCGGGAAGATCGACGAATTCGCCCCCCACGCGAAGATCATCCACGTCGACATCGACCCGACCTCCATCCAGAAGAACGTCCCCGTCCACATCCCGATCGTGGGGGACCTGAAGGACGTGCTGAAAAAGATGATCACGCTCGTCAAGGGGACCAAGGAGGCGGCGAAGTTCCGGAAGAAGATCGCCCCCTGGCGGGAGCAGATCGAGTCCTGGAAGGCGACCCACCCGCTCGCCTACAAGCAGGGGAAGGGGAAGATCAAGCCGCAGTACGTGGTCGAGGAGGTCTACCGGCTCACGAAGGGGAAGGCGGTCATCGCGACCGAGGTGGGGCAGAACCAGATGTTCGCCGCCCAGTACTATCTCTTCGACAAGCCGCGGACCTTCCTCTCCTCGGGCGGGTTGGGGACGATGGGCTACGGGCTTCCGGCCGCGATCGGCGCCCAGGTGGCGCTGCCCGACCGGCAGGTCATCGACATCGCCGGCGACGGCAGCATCCAGATGAACATCCAGGAGCTGGCCACGGCGGTGCAGTACCGCCTTCCCGTCAAGGTCGTGATCCTGAACAACGGCACCCTGGGGATGGTTCGCCAGTGGCAGGAGCTCTTCTTCCAGGGAAAATATTCGCAGACCTGCCTCCCGCAGATCCCGGACTTCGTCCGGCTCGCGGAGGCCTACGGCGCCTACGGCTTCCGGGCCACCAAATCCGAGGAGGTGACCCGGGTGCTGGAGAAGGGGTTCGCCGCCCCGGGCCCGACCCTGATCGACATCCTGACCGACCCGAACGAGATGGTCTACCCGATGGTGCCCGCGGGGGCGCCGTTGACCAAAATGCTGCTCGTGTGA